In the genome of Oncorhynchus nerka isolate Pitt River linkage group LG27, Oner_Uvic_2.0, whole genome shotgun sequence, the window GTGGGCGGGTTTTCAGAGGTCATTGGGTTAGACATTTTTACTAGACCTGACAACACTGCTTGGCTTGTTTATTTACCCTAAAGTTGTAGACATCCTGCCCCAAAAGAGAGAACGTTAtcacaagtcagttcgtaaatcAGCATGTTTCGGGACACAGACAGCATAGCTGCTAACGTTACAAGCTAGCTAGTTTTTGGTAGAAGCATTCAGCATTGTGTGTGCAGCATAATATAGCTAGTTGGTAAGTAGCATTCCATTCATTTTATACGAAGTGTGACTGGCTCAGCTATCATACTAGGTCTTCCCATAGACGCCCAGTCATTGAGCTGACGACTATCCATATGGGCTAACACAATGGAAACATTTGACGGAATAGCTAAACACTGTCTGCATCAAGCGTGGGTTGACGAATGAAAGTTTGATACACTTTACATTCGCATTACCTGATATCCGAGTATGATAACGTCTCCACATAATATCAAATCATACCATCACAATAGTCTTCACTGTTCATCATCATTGGTTGACTGTTGTCGTCCGCCGCCACAGACCGCCTATCTTTTGATGCTGCCGCGCTACTATACTCGTTCAGGTGTTTGCTACGCAAATGCCTTAGCATGTTCGTGGTGTGGCCGCAATGAAGGACGGTCTCCAAACACAGCAGACACGTCACTTTCTTCTCATCTACGGCTCTGAAAAAAGACCAAACGACACTTCGCTTTCTAGGCGCCATCTTCCCATAAACGTCTCGTcagtcgtcactagttaccacagcctcaatgtcttaacGCTAGCCATTTCTAGAATCTATCTTATTAAAACGtggttttaaacctaaccttaagtAAACTGCCAACCTTATGCATAACCTTAAATGAAgaccacatttttattttcatgaattTGTACGATATAGCCCTTTTGACTTTGTGGTTGTGGTAACTAATAGACGTCTCGTCAGCAACACTAAAAAGGTACTTCCGGGTCACGGAATTTCTGAAACGTTCTAGTCACGGAGAGTCGACTGTTAGACCCGATTGTGTATTTGTGCACGTGCGCTTGGCTAGCCACGTGTGATCAGGGATTTCTATTGAAAAGCAGTTTGTTTTATCTTCATACTTTGTCTTTGATTTTGGTGTCACATGCTGAAAATTGGCAGCAATCGCGTCATAGTACTGCGTATGCAACAAAATGCACAACCGAAATTGCTGACATGTCAGAACATTTTCGGGACATCTGACAGGGTCTGGCGAACAGAACAACCATCATAGGAGAGTCCCGCTCAAACTACACGAGTCCCGTATGTTCTGATCCTAGCCTAAGTTCTTATGATCCTAGGCCAAATGCAGAGGATTTTACCCCGATCATGAAAATTTGTCTGGAACGGCAGAACATGGAAAAATCGTGTAGCGTATGCATGGTACCTAAGTGGTTGCGAGTTGCTTGAATGCTGGAAAATGACACTTCACAGGCGTTTTGCTGCCACCTATCGTATTTGCAGTCTTCATCGACAGTCTGCAGCAGAGGACTGAAACCTCTATCTCGTCTAAATTAGCAACATTGTGATGCAGTGCACTTTTGGTCGGTCTAATTGTACATCCAACAATTCCTAGGGGGAGATTGGAGCCATCATTCAATTAACATTGTGTTATATGTTTTACTTTACACTACTGGAAGACATTTAATCAGtaatttttgaaaatcttcaCTTCTGAGTAAATTAAACACGCATGGAGGAAGCAATAAGACTGAGATATTTATTAACTTGGGAAGTAACACGAGAGCACAGTATGTTTTCACAGCCGCTGTCCCCCCCACTGAAAACAAAATCACAGGTATTGTGTGTAACAGTGATAACACCAAGTAAAACTGAAATGATATcttaaaaacacaaaatataaataTTCATTAACAAACTTATAGCTTATTAGACACATTTCCACTTCCTGAACACATATTACTTAAATAAAAAGCATACAGCCTTCTTAGTAAAACGCAAAAGTAAAAAAGAAATAAATACAGTAGTCTTTCCACCATATAGTCAGACACATTCTATTCACAGGCTTGTACACAGCAGAGGTTGTAGTAGCATTTTAGCAGTGCAGGAAATGCTGATATGGAATATGGGATCAACAAGCAATATAATAAAATATACATCAAATAACTGAAAGTCAAGGGCGGTTGCATATGAGTAACTCTGCTGTGATGGCAGTCTGATGATGATACGCACCTTCTTGTAAACTCTACGAGAAGTTGTAAAGTTAGATTTGTTATGAAATTCTTGAGTTAGTAAGTTACTCTTTTAAAAGTAACAGTTTGTGTATAGTACACATGTATAAGAGATAATCCTACATTTCATCTGTGACATGTATGTAAACAACTCCAAACATTTCTTACATCAGCAGAAGTAGTGAGGCACAGTGAGAAACTGTAGTGTGAATACTTAACACTTCCTCCTTCAAGGTGTTCACTGATTAGACAGGAATGTGTGTGGGTAAGGTGAACTAGGGTCGGATTGGctggaaaatgtaaaaaaaaaaacacacaggcatgcacacacaataACTCAGCTGAGAAGAAGAGTTGACATCAAGTAGAAGGTGTGCCCACCAGTCTGCCTGGCTGTGGCTGCTTGCAGGACAGGATGCTGTGGCTTTGAGTGTGGCCCTTATGCACGGAAGAGGTCACCAGACACAGGGTAGTAGTTGATAGGGGACAGTCTCCTCAGGACAGGCCATAGaggctgtatgtgtgtatataaacGAGTACTCAGTTCTTGTTTCTCTGCAGCGCCTCACAGAGGTTTTGGTTGGGATCTGGTTCCTGTGTCATGACCTCCACACTTTCCCACTCTCCGCTGCGGCTTGACCGTTTCACCGCCTCCACCACCGTCTGCACATACAGCCCATCCTCAAACGTAGACGCCATGGCAACTGGCCCCCGCGCCCACGACCGACGCTCTTCCTGTGCCTGGAAAGCATCTTTTAGAGCCTTAACCATGGAACCTAGCCCCCGCAGGTGTGGCAGAGGGACATCCTTGACCTCTTGTCCTGTCCCTTCGCTGTCCCCTAGCAGCAGCTCCTCCCCGTTCCCTCCATTTCGCTGCCCATACAGCTCTGTCCCCCTGGCAATCAGCCTCCCTGCTGACCCAACAACCATCACCTCGTGGACAAAGGCCCCCGGCATGTTGAAGTTCAGAGTCACAGTGCAGCACACTCCTGACCCAGTCCCAGGTCCAGAACCTCCCATCAGCATCTGGAAGAAACAGAAGTCATCACTGGTGACTCGGCGGATCCCGTGGATCGCTCCATTCTGTCGCACAAACGTCCTGAGAAGGCCATGCACCCGTATCGCCCGTGCTCCCATCAGGTGACTCAGCAGGTCCACGAGGGTAGAGCCAACTGTGTGGAGTCCGCCACCCCCCATCAGCTCCTCGCAGGTCCAGCCGTATGATTGATCGAGCAGACTGGGGCCATAGACGCGGGCGTCACACACCTGCAGCTCACCCACGTATCCCTCTGCCAGCAGCTTCCGCATTGCTACGAATGCCGGGAGGAAGCGCAGAGCATTACCCACAATGCTCAGCAACTGGGGGTAGTACCGCGCCGCAGTCACCATCTTGAACGCGTCCACAGCGGTAGCAGCCTTCTCACATACCACATTCTTACCTAtccctgagagagaaagagagagagacgttccTGAAAAGCACCTCTATGCTTCAACAACCACCATGTGTGTATGTAGGTTGTGGCACTAtttattaactgtgtgtgtgtgtctatgtgcaaATATAACCTCAGCCCTGACCTTAAAGCCCCACCCAACTAAGGGGTTCCACCAATCGACCGACACAGAAGGAGGAAGAACATACTGTCCAGACCCCTCTGCCGCGCACACACAAAGAGCAAGTCCCTCCCCCAGAGCAGGGAGGGACCTGCCGGTTGTTGGACACACTCTTAGGAAGCAGGAACTAAAGCAGGAAGCTAAGGTCAACGCTCAGGAATTCACCCAGATAAGACAGTCAATTCACTTCCTCTGACATCATAACCTACTAGTACCTCAAAACTCACGATTCAGTTAAAGCTTATTGGCAACTATTGTAAATCATTCAGAATACAGTGAAAGAGTGAGAAAAAGGAAAAGAGAGCCTCAGCcatggagagggaaagagatggggggggggggggggggggaagaggtatGCGAGGTATGAGTCCAGACAGATTAGAAGAGGAATGCAGCCAGTATCAGTGTTCAGAGACTGTACTGTTTATGTAAGTTTGTGGAAGCATCGCTTCCCTACGGCCTCGTCAATTACTTGTGTGCTATGAAAGCACAGTAAGAGTATTTTGTGTGTTTGTTGAGTGTTGTGTAGGCACTGTGCCAACGTTTGTGGTGTAAACACTGGGATTGTTACTGTGATTACCAACACTCTCCCACGGGGCAGGGGCAGGAAAGAGCCCCAGTCTGCCACACTTCCTGGGTGGGGCTGGACACTATAGAacccaactgtgtgtgtgtgtgtacaagcgTGCATGCATTTGTGTTGTCTTACCCAGGGCTTTGACGGCAATCTGCCGTGTGAGTGGGGGTGAGATGTAGATGCAGACCAGGTCAACATCAGGGTGCAATAAGACATCGTCTGATTGGCTGGTGTGAAACGGAATGCCCAGCTCCTGCGCCAGGGATCTTGCCTCCTCCTCGCTTCTCCCCCAGAGCGCACGTACCTCAAACCCTTCCCCCCGCAGCAATGGAACTAGCATCCGTGCCGTACTCCCTGtgccaaacacaccaacaccaggCAACATTGCTGCCACTCCTCTTCACTGTATGTCTGGTCTGCACCACACAGACACGCAAGCATCCCAACGTCGCCCTACTCCCACCACTCTTCTCTCACAGTGGTAGTATCTGCCGTATGCTATTGCCTGGCAACAAAGAAAATGTTTTATAATTATTGTTATGTACAATGGAGACTAAACGTTATTTTACTTTTACATATATTGCACGATTTTGAACGTCCACGACTACCTGCTCCTCTGTCCAACAGATGTGATTTAACCAAAGATTTTTGGTATCCATTACTGCGAGTTACAGGCTTGCCTATAAAACACGTTGCCAGAGGTTTTTCAACTAACCTGGTATTGATTGAGATAGATGGGTCCACCCCAAAGTGTTGCATGTCACAATGACACTCATGTCTCGATCAGTGAGAGAAGATTTGAAATAGACAAGATGGCGCCGTACACATTGTTGGATTACTTCATGGAGAAAAACATTTATTCATTTTAACAATGGAGAATTTTCGAAATTCAAAACGCACCACCTGCAACTGGACATTTTAGAAGATACGTTTGGCTGAATCGAGAATTAGGAGTGTCGCCAATGCCAGGTTAGTTGAAACTTATTCTCTAAAACAATTTGATATTCATACCCATGGTTCTATGGCTGATAACTAAGTAGTTCACACTACAGAACAGCAAAGACTGCTACTTACGCATGTGTGACATAAGCAGAACCATAGCACTCAAACTCCCTACAGTTCTCAGCTTTCCCCGTCTGCCTTGTGTGAACTACAACCCTCATGCTGTGTTTTAACATTTGGAAACGTCAAATCATTGCTTGTGATATGGCCCTTATCTCTCATCAGCGAGAAAAAAATACTTCAGATAAAGAAGATACTTAATGTAGAAGTTTTGCACAGTTCCATACAGCTATGGGTGCTTCCATTCTACCAAACTACATGTCAAGTtatgtttacacacaggtgttcggcGCATGCTATAGATTGCTTCAGTCTGTTTTCCCTAAACTAGCGCTGTAACATTGAGATATGGCAGTGTGGGAGCACTAACCCTATCAAGGTGTGTATAAATATAACCTCTTATTTTCTGAAAAGTATTTCTTGCCGATATGAAAAATGAGGTCCATATGCTTCCAAAACCTTACCGAATGCGATGCATGTTAATGTTCAGACCGAGTGACGGGGATCTTATCAAAACTCCCCCCTACAGAAGACGCCTTCGTATAATGGAACTAAGAGTCATGACCTAGGGCTAGGCAGAACCACATCtggactgaacaaaaatataaacgcaacctgTAAGTGttgttttcatgagctgaaattttaaaaaatcccagaaatctTTCATCCACGCTTACttctctcacattttgtgcacaaatttgtttaaatccctgttagtgaggaTTTATCATTTTCCAagagaatccatccacctgacaggtgtggcatatcaagaagccgatTAGACATGATTATTGCACAGGTGcacaataaaaagccactaaaAGGTGCAGTTGTCATAGCAATGCcacaagttgagggagcatggaattggcatgctgactgcaggaatgtccaccagagctgttgccagataattgaaagctaatttctctaccataagccgaatccaacgtaattttagagaatttggcattaaGTCCAACCGGGCAGAAGACGTGTAAAGGtgttgtgtgggcaagcggtttgctgatgtcaacgttgtaaactgagtgccccatggtggggttatggtatggacaggtataggctacggacaacaaacacaatagcattttatcgatagcaatttgaatggacagagatactgtgacaggATCCTTAGGCCCATTGTCCTGCTATTAATCTGCCGacatcacctcatgttttagcTGCTAATGGCaaggatctatacacaatacctggaagctgaaaatgtcccaattcTTCCATGGCCTAAATACTAACCAGACATGTCAGTCATTGAGCACATTTGGGAttctctggatcgatgtgtatgaccgcgtgttccagttcccgacaatatcagcaacttcgcacagcaattgaagaggagtgggacaacattccacaggccacaatcccCAGCctcatcaactctatgtgaaggtgaTGTATCTTGCTGCATGAgggaaatggtggtcacaccaaataccgactgattttctgatccacgcccctacctttttcttTAAATTCTGTGACTAACGGATGAATATCTGTATCCCCAGTCAAGTGAAAATAGATTGAGTcgtaatttatttaaattgattgatttccttatatgaactgtaactcggtaaaatcgttacgtttatttttgttcagtatagataggTTAGCTTGTTAGCTAACATTAACTAACCAGTGGCTGGGGAGGCAGAAGCCCAGGGGTCCTGGATAAGGATTTTGAATCGATGGGATCTTTATAACCACTATTGTGACTAGGATATGTGGTCAGCTAGGGTACCTACGTTTAGCTCAATGACTTCTGCGCCGCCGATTGTTAGGAGGCTATGCCGTGTACCTGCTGATGTGATGACGTCCCCGCCTCGGTCAGACTCCCGGTGGTCGTTTAATCTGTGGCAGCAAGACTCACCATCCAGGTCCAATGTTCATGGTAACAGAGCAAGACTCTCAATTTATTCACACTTCTGTATTCTGTCCAACAGTTGACTTTTCGAGGTTCACTTTGGGCATCCGCGTTCGCCCAGCATCCGTCTTTCTTCACGAAGTTGTCCTGATGAGTCTGCGCAGTGTTGTCGGAGCGACACAATTCCAGTCACGCCCATCTGAGCAACGCCGGGACTGGTTTCGAGGAGGGGGGCATGAAGACCCACGCCATTGGCCGTTCGATAGCCAATGGGCTCTCAGCAACGCTTTCACTTCCTCGTTCGAGGAGAAGCAGTCCTCCTGCAGCAGTGCCGCGTCCAACCAGCTAGTTCGATTGACTGACAGCGAGTCAAATGCGACGCTACATGTAAATTAAGCAAGCTTAGCTAACGAATTAGATATGGTTTACGAGTATAATTGCTTGTTTTCAGATAGAAAAATAGTTTAAATTGCATCATTGACAATGTCAAAGACATACAAACATTGGTATGACACGTTGCACTTCATGAAATCAAGAACAAAAACTGGCGACTTTGACAGACTGAGCAGTAATTTACACTGGAAGAAAGTGAAAGACAACTCGGTaaggtagctaacgttagttactgTAATTTATCTGTCGATGATGTGTTACTCTGAAATTACATGTCTACACTTTTATTCCAATAACGTGTTAATGTCTTTACATATAAAACGGCACGCACCAGTATCATGAAAGGTAATCGACCTAATGGTAAATGTTAATTCAGAAATATTTTAATGCATGGCATTGCAAACAAAAGTATTAGTTATTATATGAATGCCATTTTTAGTTATGTTTCCATCAATGACGGGTAGGCCCCCCTATTAAAAAAGGgacttattatattataaaatgTAGCCTAAGCTATGATATTAGATATCTATTTTCATAGAGTATTATTACAATCAAACCTATTCACACTGTGTTTTAAATTGAAGTGTGCTTGATGTATCTGACACCACAAATTAAGTTCCCTCTGTGAAAATAAAGATAACAAAACATAACATATATGACTATGATGTGTTTCCAATAGCCTTAACTTGAATATTGAATCCATTTGTCACGTGAGTGCTGCAACTGGACTGTGCTGTTTCTCTGCCACAGGCTAGTTACTTATGTACAAGACACATTCTAATTGCTCTTCCATGCTGGCAACATTTCTGTCCTTTGTTTTCCCATATGTAGAGGGTCCAAGTGGGAGTGAGGTCAGCaaaggagggacaggaggagttAGCAGAGTAGGCCTATATGTAACCTGAGCTGGATGTGGTAAAATGGAGAGTTCGATGTATGATATGGGATATTTTATGCAGATAAATGGTTAAGTCATGATCTATTTCCGAATTGGTTAAAATAAGGTTAGGTTAAGGGGGTTGGGGTtgaaggtccaatgcagctgttttcatctccatatcaaataatttctggccTGGGGTAAAatattaagtaccttactgttatCGTGTTCAATTCaaatggtaaaaaataaaataaacaattctTAGCAAAGAGtgatttctcaagcaagaatttagctaggactgtcgGAATGGTCTGATTggagaggggaaaactgaaaatgagttattggcagagaggtttggaaatcAATTTCATATTGGTCTgttaactaatttaccgcctggtgatgtcactagCCAGGCCAAAACGCCATCGCACCAAAGCAGGATGAAATTCCATGCAGTCttgtcaaacagctcttacactaaaagggcattgtaATCATTTTCACTATATTATTCCAAACTCTGTGTcgaaatatacaatatatatggcctcagaacaacctcaatacatcggggcatggactttacaaggtTTCGAAAGCTGGCCCATGCTGACATCaattttatttaacgaggcaagtcagttaagaacaaattcttatttacaatgacagcctaccctggccaaaccctaacccacacGACGCTGGGCAAAtcattgtgatacagcctgaaatcgaaccagggtctgtagtgacgcctctagcactaagatgcaTTGCCTTCgatcgctgcgccactcaggagccctcaatgcttcccacagttgttgtctgagatccccaaagattggaaagctgccgtggtcaagAGGGGGAGACATTCTAGactcaaactgttatagacctatatccatcctgcctgcctttctaaaatcttcgaaagccaagttaatatacagatcaccgaccatttagaatcccaccgtaccttctccactatgcaatttggtttctgagctggtcatggatgcacctcagccacg includes:
- the LOC115112326 gene encoding glucose-fructose oxidoreductase domain-containing protein 2-like, with protein sequence MLPGVGVFGTGSTARMLVPLLRGEGFEVRALWGRSEEEARSLAQELGIPFHTSQSDDVLLHPDVDLVCIYISPPLTRQIAVKALGIGKNVVCEKAATAVDAFKMVTAARYYPQLLSIVGNALRFLPAFVAMRKLLAEGYVGELQVCDARVYGPSLLDQSYGWTCEELMGGGGLHTVGSTLVDLLSHLMGARAIRVHGLLRTFVRQNGAIHGIRRVTSDDFCFFQMLMGGSGPGTGSGVCCTVTLNFNMPGAFVHEVMVVGSAGRLIARGTELYGQRNGGNGEELLLGDSEGTGQEVKDVPLPHLRGLGSMVKALKDAFQAQEERRSWARGPVAMASTFEDGLYVQTVVEAVKRSSRSGEWESVEVMTQEPDPNQNLCEALQRNKN